The Isachenkonia alkalipeptolytica genome has a window encoding:
- a CDS encoding ABC transporter ATP-binding protein yields MIGVENLKKTFALKSKVLGIQTGEVHAVNGINFGIRRGKTLGLVGESGSGKSTTGRLILRLLEPTEGKVTLEGRDISKISNREFRKMRKNIQMVFQNPYSVLDYKMTIEDILIQPLHIHKIVTPLEYKKEVERLLEIVGLSKKDRKKFPHEFSGGQRQRIGIARALATKPKFIVCDEPVSALDVSVQSQIINLLKDLQREYDLTYLFIAHGLNVIKHVSDEVAVMYLGKIVEIGEVEEIFQRPKHPYTMALMSASPVPDPEATRNRIQLKNEIPSALNIPQGCSFHPRCPKAMEICKKTEPPLEEYKTHEVACHLYRGEEAYHG; encoded by the coding sequence ATGATTGGAGTCGAAAATCTGAAAAAAACCTTTGCATTAAAAAGCAAAGTATTAGGCATACAAACGGGAGAGGTCCACGCGGTAAACGGAATTAATTTCGGGATCCGCCGGGGAAAAACCCTAGGGCTGGTAGGGGAGTCCGGCAGCGGGAAATCCACCACCGGCAGGCTGATTTTACGTTTGTTGGAGCCCACGGAGGGAAAAGTTACTTTGGAAGGCCGGGATATCAGCAAAATCAGCAATCGGGAGTTTCGTAAAATGCGAAAAAACATTCAAATGGTTTTTCAAAATCCCTATTCCGTACTGGATTACAAAATGACCATAGAGGATATACTGATACAACCCCTGCATATTCATAAAATTGTCACCCCCCTGGAATATAAAAAAGAGGTGGAACGGCTCTTGGAGATCGTCGGTCTCTCGAAAAAGGACCGGAAAAAGTTTCCCCATGAATTTTCCGGGGGACAAAGACAGCGCATCGGTATTGCCCGGGCCCTGGCGACAAAACCGAAGTTTATCGTTTGCGATGAACCGGTATCCGCCCTGGATGTCTCGGTACAGTCCCAAATCATCAATTTGCTAAAGGATCTTCAAAGGGAGTATGATCTGACCTACTTATTTATTGCCCACGGACTAAACGTCATTAAGCATGTCAGCGATGAGGTTGCGGTGATGTACCTTGGTAAAATTGTGGAAATCGGTGAGGTGGAAGAAATTTTCCAGCGTCCCAAGCACCCCTATACCATGGCCTTAATGTCCGCCTCCCCGGTGCCGGATCCCGAAGCAACCCGCAACCGGATCCAACTGAAAAATGAAATCCCCAGTGCCTTGAATATCCCTCAGGGATGCTCCTTTCATCCCCGATGTCCCAAGGCCATGGAAATTTGCAAAAAAACAGAGCCGCCATTGGAGGAATATAAAACCCATGAGGTAGCCTGCCATTTATACCGCGGAGAGGAGGCGTACCATGGTTAG
- a CDS encoding DUF362 domain-containing protein: MAYRINDTCINCGACVPECPVDCITEGDEIYVIDEEACIDCGACANVCPVDAPEQL; this comes from the coding sequence ATGGCTTATCGAATTAATGATACCTGTATCAACTGTGGCGCTTGTGTACCGGAATGTCCCGTGGACTGCATCACTGAAGGGGACGAAATTTATGTAATCGATGAAGAGGCATGTATTGACTGTGGCGCCTGCGCCAATGTTTGTCCCGTAGATGCTCCGGAACAGTTATAA